One window from the genome of Hypanus sabinus isolate sHypSab1 chromosome 16, sHypSab1.hap1, whole genome shotgun sequence encodes:
- the LOC132406478 gene encoding phospholipid phosphatase-related protein type 5-like isoform X1, with protein sequence MTKMPREEKDVRRSDSIIPCFLTIELLIMVGMALLTYYFEYTDTFTVHRQGFFCYDSAYMKPYPGPEEMSFLPPVLLQSLASAIPMATIVLGELAAFAFQSEFVRRERTIVTADCCTLNPLVRRVIRFLGVYAFGLFATDIFVNAGQVVMGSPTPHFLTVCRPNYTALGCSQPSQFIVSPDACTGSPSLVSSARRAFPCKDAALSMYAAIYTVMYVTIMFQAKGTRLTKPAVCLTLLCLTFLTGVVRVSEYRNHWSDVLVGFMTGAAVAVFLVCCVVHRFKGSDPVCKKVGNVSKPVRVMLALPCVESPLEKIVQLNSQKEHERSCFFPSTPDVLIATRSVMSEV encoded by the exons ATGACAAAGATGCCTCGTGAGGAGAAAGACGTCCGTAGGAGTGATTCCATCATCCCATGCTTCCTAACAATCGAG CTACTGATTATGGTTGGGATGGCCTTACTGACATACTACTTTGAGTACACGGACACATTCACCGTGCACCGGCAGGGTTTCTTCTGCTATGACAGTGCTTACATGAAGCCATACCCAGGGCCAGAGGAGATGAGCTTTCTTCCGCCAGTCCTGCTCCAGTCGTTAGCATCAGCCATTCCCATGGCAACA ATAGTTCTGGGGGAGTTGGCCGCGTTCGCCTTTCAGTCGGAGTTTGTCCGCCGCGAGCGAACCATCGTGACAGCGGACTGCTGCACTCTGAACCCTCTGGTCCGCAGGGTCATCAGGTTCTTGG GGGTTTACGCATTTGGCCTGTTTGCCACCGATATATTTGTGAACGCGGGGCAGGTAGTAATGGGAAGTCCCACGCCGCACTTCCTCACCGTCTGTCGACCCAACTACACGGCTCTGGGCTGCAGCCAGCCTTCCCAGTTCATCGTCTCCCCGGATGCCTGCACCGGAAGCCCGAGCCTGGTGTCCAGTGCCAGGCGAGCGTTCCCTTGCAAGGATGCAGCGCTCAGCATGTACGCTGCCATCTATACCGTG ATGTACGTCACCATCATGTTCCAAGCGAAGGGGACGCGGCTGACCAAGCCCGCGGTGTGCCTCACTCTCCTGTGCCTCACCTTCCTCACCGGGGTGGTGCGGGTGTCTGAGTATCGGAACCACTGGTCGGACGTGCTGGTGGGATTCATGACTGGAGCCGCCGTTGCGGTGTTtctg GTCTGCTGTGTCGTGCACAGATTTAAAGGGTCAGACCCTGTTTGTAAGAAGGTGGGGAACGTCTCGAAACCAGTCCGTGTGATGCTCGCCCTCCCCTGTGTGGAAAGTCCACTAGAAAA AATTGTTCAGCTGAATTCTCAGAAGGAACATGAGAGGTCCTGCTTCTTCCCCTCGACGCCGGATGTGTTGATTGCCACTCGGTCGGTGATGAGTGAAGTCTGA
- the LOC132406478 gene encoding phospholipid phosphatase-related protein type 5-like isoform X2 produces the protein MTKMPREEKDVRRSDSIIPCFLTIELLIMVGMALLTYYFEYTDTFTVHRQGFFCYDSAYMKPYPGPEEMSFLPPVLLQSLASAIPMATIVLGELAAFAFQSEFVRRERTIVTADCCTLNPLVRRVIRFLGVYAFGLFATDIFVNAGQVVMGSPTPHFLTVCRPNYTALGCSQPSQFIVSPDACTGSPSLVSSARRAFPCKDAALSMYAAIYTVMYVTIMFQAKGTRLTKPAVCLTLLCLTFLTGVVRVSEYRNHWSDVLVGFMTGAAVAVFLVCCVVHRFKGSDPVCKKVGNVSKPVRVMLALPCVESPLEKLSVVQNCSAEFSEGT, from the exons ATGACAAAGATGCCTCGTGAGGAGAAAGACGTCCGTAGGAGTGATTCCATCATCCCATGCTTCCTAACAATCGAG CTACTGATTATGGTTGGGATGGCCTTACTGACATACTACTTTGAGTACACGGACACATTCACCGTGCACCGGCAGGGTTTCTTCTGCTATGACAGTGCTTACATGAAGCCATACCCAGGGCCAGAGGAGATGAGCTTTCTTCCGCCAGTCCTGCTCCAGTCGTTAGCATCAGCCATTCCCATGGCAACA ATAGTTCTGGGGGAGTTGGCCGCGTTCGCCTTTCAGTCGGAGTTTGTCCGCCGCGAGCGAACCATCGTGACAGCGGACTGCTGCACTCTGAACCCTCTGGTCCGCAGGGTCATCAGGTTCTTGG GGGTTTACGCATTTGGCCTGTTTGCCACCGATATATTTGTGAACGCGGGGCAGGTAGTAATGGGAAGTCCCACGCCGCACTTCCTCACCGTCTGTCGACCCAACTACACGGCTCTGGGCTGCAGCCAGCCTTCCCAGTTCATCGTCTCCCCGGATGCCTGCACCGGAAGCCCGAGCCTGGTGTCCAGTGCCAGGCGAGCGTTCCCTTGCAAGGATGCAGCGCTCAGCATGTACGCTGCCATCTATACCGTG ATGTACGTCACCATCATGTTCCAAGCGAAGGGGACGCGGCTGACCAAGCCCGCGGTGTGCCTCACTCTCCTGTGCCTCACCTTCCTCACCGGGGTGGTGCGGGTGTCTGAGTATCGGAACCACTGGTCGGACGTGCTGGTGGGATTCATGACTGGAGCCGCCGTTGCGGTGTTtctg GTCTGCTGTGTCGTGCACAGATTTAAAGGGTCAGACCCTGTTTGTAAGAAGGTGGGGAACGTCTCGAAACCAGTCCGTGTGATGCTCGCCCTCCCCTGTGTGGAAAGTCCACTAGAAAAGTTAAGTGTTGTTCAG AATTGTTCAGCTGAATTCTCAGAAGGAACATGA